Below is a window of Thermotoga sp. DNA.
GGAAGTAGTAGTTGTGGAGTTCGACGAGGAAGGAAGGAAAGTGTACGAGATAGTGGTAAACGAAGAAGATGTTGGTCAGGTCATAGGAAAAGACGGAAGGACCATAAAATCTCTAAAGATTCTGCTAAGTGCCCTCATGGGGGGCTCCAAGGAGATCACCATCAAGGTGGTCAGGTGAGAGTGTGATA
It encodes the following:
- a CDS encoding KH domain-containing protein, whose translation is MKELVERILRGIVKHPEEVVVVEFDEEGRKVYEIVVNEEDVGQVIGKDGRTIKSLKILLSALMGGSKEITIKVVR